From Flavobacterium sp. 102, a single genomic window includes:
- the ffh gene encoding signal recognition particle protein codes for MFNNLSDKLDKALHILKGHGKITEVNVAETLKEVRRALLDADVNFKIAKDFTTRVKDKAIGENVLTTLQPGQLMVKIVKDELTELMGGEATGINLSGTPSIILMSGLQGSGKTTFSGKLANYLKTKKGKKPLLVACDIYRPAAINQLHVVGDQIGVEVYSEPENKNAVSIAQNAIQYAKSNGFNVVIVDTAGRLAIDEEMMNEIANVHAAIKPQETLFVVDSMTGQDAVNTAKAFNDRLNFDGVILTKLDGDTRGGAAISIKSVVDKPIKFIGTGEKMEAIDVFYPSRMAERILGMGDVVSLVERAQEQYDEEEARKLQKKIAKNEFGFDDFLAQIQQVKKMGNMKDLVGMIPGAGKALKDVEIEDDAFKHIEAIIHSMTPLERTKPAVIDMKRKNRIAKGSGTKIEQVNQLLKQFDQMSKMMKMMQGGGGKNLMRMMGGMKGMR; via the coding sequence ATGTTCAATAATTTAAGTGATAAACTAGACAAAGCATTACATATCCTAAAAGGACATGGAAAAATCACCGAAGTCAATGTAGCCGAGACTTTAAAAGAAGTACGTCGCGCTTTATTGGATGCCGATGTTAATTTTAAAATTGCCAAAGATTTTACCACAAGAGTTAAAGACAAAGCTATTGGTGAAAATGTATTAACTACATTACAACCGGGACAATTGATGGTCAAAATCGTAAAAGACGAATTGACTGAATTAATGGGTGGCGAAGCAACCGGAATCAACTTGTCAGGAACGCCTTCGATTATTTTGATGTCGGGTTTACAAGGTTCGGGTAAAACGACTTTCTCCGGAAAGTTGGCCAATTATCTAAAAACTAAAAAAGGAAAGAAACCATTATTGGTAGCTTGTGATATCTATCGTCCTGCGGCAATTAACCAGTTACACGTGGTTGGAGACCAAATAGGAGTAGAAGTTTATTCAGAACCGGAAAATAAAAATGCGGTTTCTATTGCTCAAAATGCCATTCAATATGCTAAATCAAACGGATTTAATGTAGTCATTGTCGATACTGCCGGTCGTTTGGCCATTGACGAGGAAATGATGAACGAGATTGCCAATGTGCATGCCGCCATCAAACCACAAGAGACTTTGTTTGTAGTTGATTCGATGACAGGTCAAGATGCGGTGAATACAGCAAAAGCGTTTAATGACAGATTGAATTTTGATGGCGTTATTTTAACCAAATTAGACGGCGATACTCGCGGTGGAGCTGCGATTTCGATTAAATCGGTTGTAGATAAACCAATCAAATTCATCGGAACCGGTGAAAAAATGGAAGCCATCGATGTTTTCTATCCTTCGCGTATGGCGGAAAGAATCCTCGGTATGGGTGACGTTGTTTCGTTAGTAGAAAGAGCACAAGAGCAATATGATGAAGAGGAAGCGAGAAAACTCCAAAAGAAAATCGCTAAAAACGAATTTGGTTTCGACGATTTCCTAGCCCAAATCCAGCAAGTGAAAAAAATGGGGAACATGAAAGACTTAGTCGGAATGATTCCCGGTGCCGGAAAAGCATTGAAAGATGTTGAAATTGAAGACGATGCGTTCAAACATATTGAGGCCATTATTCACTCGATGACACCTTTAGAAAGAACCAAACCGGCTGTCATTGATATGAAAAGAAAAAACAGAATCGCTAAAGGTTCCGGAACCAAAATAGAACAAGTCAACCAATTGCTCAAGCAATTCGATCAAATGAGCAAAATGATGAAGATGATGCAAGGCGGTGGCGGCAAAAATTTAATGCGCATGATGGGCGGCATGAAAGGCATGAGATAA
- a CDS encoding DUF1456 family protein — protein sequence MNNNDIFKKLRVALQLRDDQIVEIMQLVDFRISVAELGAFFRATDHPKYMDCGDQVLRNFLNGLVIHLRGTKEEPKNAMDVIKQNQAEVKKNVAEKPKTEFKPKTEFKAKPKTDSKKKPFNPKDKKQAPKVQVVEKVQYKNGKNKKS from the coding sequence ATGAACAACAACGATATATTTAAGAAGCTTAGAGTTGCTTTACAATTACGTGATGACCAAATAGTAGAAATCATGCAATTGGTAGATTTCAGAATTTCTGTGGCCGAATTGGGTGCTTTTTTCCGAGCTACCGATCATCCGAAATACATGGATTGTGGCGACCAAGTGTTGCGCAATTTCCTAAACGGTTTGGTCATTCATTTGCGCGGCACCAAAGAAGAACCGAAGAATGCGATGGATGTGATTAAACAAAATCAGGCCGAGGTAAAGAAAAATGTTGCTGAAAAGCCGAAAACAGAATTCAAGCCAAAAACGGAATTCAAAGCTAAACCTAAAACAGATTCTAAGAAAAAGCCTTTCAATCCAAAAGACAAAAAGCAAGCGCCAAAAGTCCAAGTGGTGGAAAAAGTCCAATATAAAAACGGTAAAAACAAAAAATCCTGA
- a CDS encoding FecR family protein, which produces MEENYKLAKWLSGEMSEDELAAFEAEPDFVIYNKIKKYASELETPNFDENKTLSTILASPKKEIKTVSLAQNWFFRIAAVLVIGLGLFIGYQNFATSTEYAENGVQNSFTLPDNSEVVLNSGSKIEYKKWNWENHRALELNGEAYFKVAKGQKFEVHTSLGKVTVLGTQFNVKQRENRFDVTCYEGKVKVDYGETEIIITKGMSIAFEDGKSITIPENAIQNPEWLNNEMVFYQANLKSIIGEFERRFNVTLELKSNDNSQLFTGTIPSENIDIALQILATTYHLEPTKVSKNKIILKAVNAQK; this is translated from the coding sequence ATGGAAGAAAATTACAAATTAGCGAAGTGGCTGTCCGGAGAAATGAGCGAAGATGAATTGGCTGCATTTGAAGCGGAGCCTGACTTTGTCATTTATAACAAAATCAAAAAATACGCTTCGGAATTGGAAACGCCCAATTTTGATGAGAACAAAACTTTGTCCACCATTTTGGCTTCACCAAAGAAAGAAATCAAAACGGTTTCGCTTGCTCAAAATTGGTTCTTCAGAATCGCGGCCGTTTTAGTGATTGGATTGGGATTGTTCATTGGCTACCAAAACTTTGCCACTTCAACGGAATATGCTGAAAATGGTGTTCAAAACTCATTTACTTTACCTGACAATTCAGAAGTGGTTCTGAATTCCGGTTCCAAAATAGAATATAAAAAATGGAATTGGGAGAACCATCGAGCGCTCGAACTCAATGGAGAAGCTTATTTCAAAGTCGCCAAAGGTCAAAAATTTGAAGTCCATACTTCACTCGGAAAAGTGACTGTTCTCGGAACGCAATTCAATGTAAAACAGCGAGAAAACCGCTTTGACGTGACTTGTTATGAAGGTAAAGTCAAAGTAGATTATGGGGAAACTGAAATTATTATTACCAAAGGCATGAGCATAGCTTTTGAAGATGGAAAATCCATTACAATTCCCGAAAATGCGATTCAAAATCCGGAATGGTTGAATAACGAAATGGTTTTTTATCAAGCTAATTTAAAATCAATTATAGGTGAATTCGAACGTCGTTTTAATGTAACTTTGGAATTGAAATCAAATGACAATTCACAATTATTTACCGGAACGATACCTTCGGAAAATATTGATATTGCGTTACAGATTTTGGCCACCACTTATCATTTAGAACCTACTAAAGTGAGTAAAAACAAAATCATCTTAAAAGCGGTTAATGCTCAAAAATAG
- a CDS encoding RNA polymerase sigma factor, protein MSNKELSGICKENVFSGFFKSHAKALRNYLYYKFGNEDQAEDVTQEAFIKLWQNCADVPIEKAKSYVYTIANNASLNVIAHQKVVLNYAKSSPNKDTTNESPEFILEEDEFKSKLLKAIGKLNETQRVAFLMHRIDGKKYAEIATELDISIKAVEKRIHLALVELRKEFDHFK, encoded by the coding sequence ATGTCAAACAAGGAATTATCAGGGATTTGCAAGGAAAATGTTTTTTCCGGTTTTTTTAAAAGTCATGCTAAAGCATTGCGAAATTATCTCTATTACAAATTTGGCAACGAAGATCAAGCCGAAGATGTAACCCAAGAAGCCTTCATCAAATTGTGGCAAAATTGTGCCGATGTTCCCATTGAAAAAGCCAAATCCTATGTCTACACCATTGCCAACAATGCTTCTTTAAACGTAATCGCGCACCAAAAAGTGGTTTTAAATTATGCAAAAAGTTCGCCCAACAAAGATACCACTAATGAAAGTCCGGAGTTTATCTTAGAAGAAGACGAATTCAAATCGAAACTTTTAAAAGCGATAGGCAAGCTCAATGAAACCCAACGTGTGGCTTTTTTGATGCATCGAATTGACGGAAAAAAATATGCAGAAATCGCAACTGAATTAGACATTTCGATAAAAGCGGTGGAAAAACGTATCCATTTGGCTTTGGTGGAATTGCGTAAAGAGTTTGATCATTTTAAGTAG
- a CDS encoding bifunctional 5,10-methylenetetrahydrofolate dehydrogenase/5,10-methenyltetrahydrofolate cyclohydrolase, whose product MELLDGKKVSNDIKAEIMAEVNKMKANGEKVPHLAAVIVGNDGASLTYVGSKVKACELVGFESTLVKMPSTTSETELLKKIKELNENDDIDGFIVQLPLPEQIDTQRVLMAIDPSKDVDGFHPENFGKMALDMTTFIPATPFGILELLERYNVETKGKHTVVIGRSHIVGRPMSILMGRKGFPGNSTVTLTHSYTKNIAQITTQADIIITALGVPNYLKAEMIKDDAVVIDVGITRVADDTDPRGYRITGDVDFEFVSKKASYITPVPGGVGPMTIAMLLKNTLLAREQKRLRLE is encoded by the coding sequence ATGGAATTATTAGACGGAAAGAAAGTCTCCAACGACATCAAAGCAGAAATCATGGCTGAAGTGAATAAAATGAAAGCCAATGGTGAGAAAGTACCGCATTTGGCTGCAGTAATTGTCGGTAATGACGGTGCGAGTTTGACTTACGTTGGGAGCAAAGTAAAAGCCTGTGAATTGGTTGGTTTTGAATCGACTTTGGTAAAAATGCCAAGCACTACTTCGGAAACGGAGTTGTTGAAGAAGATTAAAGAACTCAACGAGAATGACGACATCGATGGTTTCATCGTGCAGTTGCCTTTGCCGGAGCAAATTGATACCCAAAGGGTTTTGATGGCGATTGACCCAAGTAAAGATGTTGATGGTTTTCACCCGGAAAACTTCGGAAAAATGGCTTTGGACATGACGACTTTTATTCCGGCGACGCCATTTGGAATTCTGGAATTATTGGAACGATACAACGTAGAAACCAAAGGAAAACACACCGTTGTCATCGGAAGAAGTCACATTGTTGGTCGCCCAATGAGTATTTTGATGGGCAGAAAAGGATTTCCGGGAAATTCAACGGTTACCTTGACACACAGTTACACTAAAAATATAGCCCAAATCACCACACAAGCCGATATTATTATCACGGCTTTAGGTGTCCCGAATTATCTGAAAGCCGAAATGATTAAAGATGATGCGGTCGTAATTGACGTCGGTATTACCCGTGTAGCCGATGATACTGATCCAAGAGGTTACCGAATTACCGGTGATGTCGATTTTGAATTTGTATCCAAAAAAGCTTCGTATATCACACCGGTTCCGGGCGGCGTTGGACCAATGACGATTGCGATGTTATTGAAAAATACTTTACTCGCCAGAGAACAGAAACGATTACGATTAGAATAA